In Luteimonas viscosa, the following proteins share a genomic window:
- a CDS encoding Ku protein, translating to MARPIWTGNLSFGLLNVPVSLMSGTRSQDLSFRMLDSRDRKPIRFERVNADTGEEVPWKEIVKAFEYDKGSYVVIEKSDIASAAPESHESVEIEAFVDEDAIDVRFFEKPYVLVPGKKAEKGYVLLRETLRKSKKIGVARVVIRTREYLSAVMPQGDALILMLMRYPQELVDPAEYKIPEGKAGDYRVSAKELEMATQLVDSMAAKWNPEDYHDEFRERLADIIRRRIKDKGATTEVLEEAEPDEGAATNVVDFVSLLQKSLSDNKRTPAKKTAPKKAAAKGPAKAKKKAPAKKAAKAAPRARKRA from the coding sequence ATGGCACGTCCCATCTGGACCGGCAACCTCAGCTTCGGCCTGCTCAACGTGCCGGTATCGCTGATGTCCGGCACCCGCAGCCAGGATCTCTCCTTCCGCATGCTCGATTCGCGCGATCGCAAGCCGATTCGTTTCGAGCGCGTCAATGCCGATACCGGCGAGGAAGTGCCGTGGAAGGAGATCGTCAAGGCCTTCGAGTACGACAAGGGCAGCTACGTGGTGATCGAGAAATCGGACATCGCCTCGGCCGCGCCCGAATCTCACGAATCGGTGGAGATCGAGGCCTTCGTCGACGAGGACGCGATCGACGTACGTTTCTTCGAGAAGCCCTACGTGCTGGTGCCGGGCAAGAAGGCCGAGAAAGGCTACGTGTTGCTGCGCGAGACGCTGCGCAAGTCGAAGAAGATCGGCGTGGCGCGGGTGGTGATCCGCACCCGCGAGTACCTCTCGGCGGTGATGCCGCAGGGCGACGCGCTGATCCTGATGCTGATGCGCTACCCGCAGGAACTGGTCGACCCGGCCGAGTACAAGATCCCCGAGGGCAAGGCCGGCGACTACCGTGTGAGCGCGAAGGAGCTGGAGATGGCCACGCAGCTGGTCGACTCGATGGCCGCGAAGTGGAATCCCGAGGATTACCACGACGAGTTCCGCGAACGCCTGGCGGACATCATCCGCCGCCGGATCAAGGACAAGGGCGCGACCACCGAGGTGCTGGAGGAAGCCGAACCCGACGAGGGCGCGGCGACCAACGTGGTCGACTTCGTCTCGCTGCTGCAGAAGAGCCTGTCGGACAACAAGCGCACCCCGGCGAAGAAGACGGCGCCGAAGAAGGCTGCTGCCAAGGGGCCGGCCAAGGCGAAGAAGAAGGCACCGGCGAAGAAGGCGGCCAAGGCGGCGCCACGCGCGCGCAAGCGCGCCTGA
- a CDS encoding SDR family oxidoreductase — protein sequence MASSKKPAGQAKKDAKAAGRTAAGQRRLQAKIDRKDARKPDAPERKAAMQAGARRQPVRMPAQHIDKPGHESELDLAPKFEAPGYAGSGKLEGMKAIVTGADSGIGRAVAVLFAREGADVAIFYLDEHDDAKETARWVEKEGRQAILVPGDVRDPAFCNRAVKRVAKRFGRIDVLVNNAGFQLHAERLEDISDAHLQETLQTNVAGYLQMARAALPHMEQGASIINCGSVTGLFGSPKLIDYSTTKGAVHAFTKALAANLIPRGIRVNAVAPGPVWTPFNPADKPADEVGEFGKDSAMGRAAQPEELSPAFVFLASPLMSSYVNGIVLPVMGGPKG from the coding sequence ATGGCAAGCAGCAAGAAGCCCGCCGGTCAGGCGAAGAAGGATGCGAAGGCCGCGGGACGCACCGCGGCGGGGCAGCGCAGGCTGCAGGCGAAGATCGACCGCAAGGACGCGCGCAAACCCGACGCGCCCGAGCGCAAGGCCGCGATGCAGGCCGGCGCGCGCCGCCAGCCGGTGCGCATGCCGGCGCAGCACATCGACAAGCCCGGCCACGAGAGCGAGCTCGACCTGGCCCCGAAGTTCGAAGCCCCCGGCTACGCCGGCAGCGGCAAGCTCGAAGGCATGAAGGCGATCGTGACCGGCGCCGATTCCGGCATCGGCCGCGCGGTGGCGGTGCTGTTCGCGCGCGAGGGTGCGGACGTGGCGATCTTCTACCTCGACGAGCACGACGATGCGAAGGAAACCGCGCGCTGGGTGGAAAAGGAAGGCCGGCAGGCCATCCTCGTGCCTGGCGACGTGCGCGATCCCGCGTTCTGCAACCGCGCGGTCAAGCGCGTCGCCAAACGTTTCGGGCGCATCGACGTACTGGTCAACAACGCCGGCTTCCAGCTGCATGCGGAGCGGCTGGAGGACATCAGCGACGCGCACCTGCAGGAAACCCTGCAGACCAACGTCGCCGGCTACCTGCAGATGGCGCGCGCGGCGCTGCCGCACATGGAACAGGGCGCGTCGATCATCAACTGCGGCTCGGTCACCGGCCTGTTCGGCAGCCCGAAGCTGATCGACTACTCCACCACCAAGGGCGCCGTGCACGCCTTCACCAAGGCGCTGGCGGCCAACCTGATCCCGCGCGGCATCCGCGTCAACGCGGTCGCGCCCGGGCCGGTGTGGACGCCTTTCAATCCGGCCGACAAGCCGGCCGACGAAGTGGGCGAATTCGGCAAGGACAGCGCCATGGGGCGTGCCGCGCAGCCGGAGGAACTCTCACCCGCGTTCGTGTTCCTGGCCTCGCCGTTGATGTCGAGCTACGTCAATGGCATCGTGTTGCCGGTGATGGGCGGCCCGAAAGGCTGA
- a CDS encoding PspC domain-containing protein: MDRKLTRSEHRLIGGVCGGIAEYFGWSPPATRVLYVLVSVLSAAFPGILVYILLWIFLPPPPPGFRLEDYRVQ; encoded by the coding sequence ATGGACAGGAAGCTGACGCGATCGGAGCACCGGTTGATCGGCGGTGTCTGCGGCGGGATCGCCGAATATTTCGGCTGGTCGCCGCCGGCAACCCGGGTGCTGTACGTGCTGGTTTCCGTCCTTTCCGCGGCGTTTCCAGGCATCCTGGTCTACATCCTGTTGTGGATCTTCCTGCCGCCCCCGCCTCCCGGTTTCCGCCTCGAGGATTACCGCGTCCAGTAG
- a CDS encoding N-acetylmuramoyl-L-alanine amidase: MSKRIRLAILCACTLALAACQHGAPRNPMATWVPSDNFDSRRAQVIVLHYTEQDSVQQSLRTLRTRNSGGRVSSHYLVGDDGRIYQLVADDHRAWHAGAGSWGTIHELNSASIGIEIDNDGTEPFSEPQVAALLRLLDDLTTRHRIPKSAVIGHSDLAPGRKIDPGPLFPWKRLFDAGFGIWPDPDAPPPPPGFDPIDALRLIGYSTDRPEATIHAYRMRFRGDNGKQLDEEDLRILHALTWRRSPVSPPAEAAASRQDLEPPRR, from the coding sequence ATGTCGAAACGAATCCGCCTCGCGATCCTGTGCGCCTGCACGCTCGCACTCGCCGCCTGCCAGCATGGTGCGCCACGCAACCCGATGGCCACCTGGGTGCCTTCGGACAACTTCGATTCACGTCGCGCGCAGGTGATCGTGCTGCATTACACCGAGCAGGATTCGGTGCAACAGAGCCTGCGCACGCTGCGCACCCGCAACAGCGGCGGGCGGGTGAGTTCGCACTACCTGGTGGGCGACGACGGACGCATCTACCAGCTGGTCGCCGACGACCACCGCGCCTGGCACGCCGGTGCCGGCAGCTGGGGCACGATCCACGAACTGAACTCGGCCTCGATCGGCATCGAGATCGACAACGATGGCACCGAGCCATTCAGCGAACCGCAGGTGGCCGCGCTGCTGCGCCTGCTCGACGACCTCACCACCCGCCATCGCATCCCCAAGAGCGCGGTGATCGGCCATTCCGACCTCGCGCCGGGACGCAAGATCGACCCCGGCCCGCTGTTCCCGTGGAAGCGGCTGTTCGATGCCGGTTTCGGCATCTGGCCCGACCCCGACGCGCCGCCACCGCCGCCCGGATTCGATCCGATCGATGCCCTGCGCCTGATCGGCTACTCCACCGACAGGCCCGAGGCGACGATCCACGCCTACCGCATGCGCTTCCGCGGCGACAACGGCAAGCAGCTCGACGAGGAAGACCTGCGCATCCTGCATGCGCTGACCTGGCGGCGCTCGCCGGTCTCGCCACCGGCGGAGGCGGCCGCGAGCAGACAGGACCTGGAGCCTCCGCGCCGGTGA
- a CDS encoding ammonium transporter yields MKFLSFSGWKTRVQVLGLALLVGVAGLTGTFDVLAQDATAPVAEAVAEAAAEPVVDKGDVAWMLTSTLLVLLMVVPGLALFYGGMVRSKNVLSVLIHVISVFSLLVVLWIIYGYSLAFSGEGPWIGNLDKLFLKGVTIDTLAATFTDGVSLPEYVFVAFQSTFAGITGALIVGAFAERVKFAAVLLFSVIWFTLGYLPVAHMVWATGGFLFERGALDFAGGTVVHINAGIAGLVGAYFVGKRVGYGREALKPHNVTLTFVGASLLWVGWFGFNAGSNLEATAGAALAFINTLVATAAAVLAWALTEKVTKGKASALGVASGAVSGLVAITPAAGLVGPLGAIAIGFIAGVVCVWGVTGLKKLLKVDDTADVFGVHAIGGIIGAILTGVFYAPSLGGLGGDDFDMGAQVATQTLGVVMTIVWIAIVSAVGFLVAKLVFGLRVSEEAEREGLDITTHGESAYES; encoded by the coding sequence ATGAAATTCCTTTCGTTCTCCGGGTGGAAGACCCGTGTGCAGGTGCTGGGACTGGCCCTGCTGGTGGGCGTGGCCGGACTGACCGGCACGTTCGATGTACTCGCGCAGGACGCGACCGCGCCGGTGGCCGAGGCCGTCGCCGAAGCCGCCGCCGAACCGGTGGTCGACAAGGGCGACGTCGCCTGGATGCTGACCTCGACCCTGCTGGTGCTGCTGATGGTGGTGCCGGGCCTGGCGCTGTTCTACGGCGGCATGGTGCGTTCGAAGAACGTGCTGTCGGTGCTGATCCACGTGATCTCGGTGTTCTCGCTGCTGGTGGTGCTGTGGATCATCTACGGCTACTCGCTGGCGTTCTCCGGCGAGGGACCCTGGATCGGCAATCTCGACAAGCTGTTCCTCAAGGGCGTCACCATCGACACGCTTGCGGCCACATTCACCGATGGGGTGAGCCTGCCCGAGTACGTGTTCGTCGCGTTCCAGTCGACCTTCGCCGGCATCACCGGCGCGCTGATCGTCGGCGCGTTCGCGGAGCGGGTGAAGTTCGCGGCGGTGCTGCTGTTCTCGGTGATCTGGTTCACGCTCGGCTACCTGCCGGTCGCGCACATGGTGTGGGCCACCGGCGGCTTCCTGTTCGAGCGGGGCGCGCTGGACTTCGCCGGCGGCACCGTGGTGCACATCAACGCGGGCATCGCCGGCCTGGTCGGCGCGTACTTCGTCGGCAAGCGCGTGGGCTACGGCCGCGAGGCGCTCAAGCCGCACAACGTCACCCTGACCTTCGTCGGTGCGTCGCTGCTGTGGGTGGGCTGGTTCGGCTTCAACGCCGGCTCCAACCTCGAAGCCACCGCGGGTGCGGCGCTCGCCTTCATCAACACCCTGGTGGCCACCGCCGCAGCCGTACTGGCGTGGGCGCTGACCGAGAAGGTGACCAAGGGCAAGGCCTCGGCGCTGGGCGTGGCCTCGGGCGCGGTCTCCGGCCTGGTCGCCATCACCCCCGCGGCCGGCCTGGTCGGCCCGCTCGGTGCGATCGCGATCGGCTTCATCGCCGGCGTGGTCTGCGTCTGGGGCGTGACGGGGCTGAAGAAGCTGCTCAAGGTCGACGACACTGCCGACGTGTTCGGCGTGCATGCGATCGGCGGCATCATCGGCGCGATCCTCACCGGCGTGTTCTACGCCCCGAGCCTGGGCGGCCTGGGCGGCGACGACTTCGACATGGGCGCGCAGGTCGCCACCCAGACGCTGGGCGTGGTCATGACGATCGTCTGGATCGCCATCGTCTCGGCGGTGGGTTTCCTCGTGGCGAAGCTGGTGTTCGGCCTGCGCGTGAGCGAGGAAGCCGAACGCGAAGGCCTGGACATCACCACCCACGGCGAATCGGCGTACGAGAGCTGA
- a CDS encoding P-II family nitrogen regulator, giving the protein MKLIIAIIRPFKLDEVREALGEAGVSGLTVTEVKGFGRQKGHTELYRGAEYVVDFLPKLKIEAAVSDEVFDAALEAITKSAGTGKVGDGKVFVVALDQVIRIRTGEIGADAL; this is encoded by the coding sequence ATGAAACTGATCATCGCCATCATCCGGCCGTTCAAGCTCGACGAGGTACGCGAAGCCCTCGGCGAAGCCGGCGTCTCGGGACTGACGGTCACCGAGGTCAAGGGCTTCGGCCGGCAGAAGGGCCACACCGAGCTGTACCGCGGCGCCGAGTACGTCGTCGACTTCCTGCCCAAGCTCAAGATCGAGGCGGCGGTCTCCGACGAGGTGTTCGATGCCGCGCTCGAGGCCATCACCAAGTCCGCGGGCACCGGCAAGGTCGGCGACGGCAAGGTGTTCGTCGTCGCGCTCGACCAGGTCATCCGCATCCGCACCGGCGAAATCGGCGCGGACGCGCTCTAA
- a CDS encoding TorF family putative porin — translation MSSRKIAVATLLSAALLVSGNAAAEVSGSVTVVSDYLFRGITQTNEEPALQAGVTWSHESGFYVGGWGSSISWLSDADPDVSSQVELDGFFGYAGSFGESDFGYDVGANYYWYPGDYPAGFTDADTLELYFGVSYKFLSAKYWYSVTDLFGIPDSDGSTNLDVSGKFEFGEGWSTTAAVGKQWIKGVGGTANYAFWKVGVDKSFDSGFGVGVSYNDNDLIGPDETFVLSLSKSF, via the coding sequence ATGTCGTCACGCAAGATCGCAGTTGCAACCCTGTTGTCCGCCGCGCTGCTGGTGTCCGGCAACGCCGCGGCCGAGGTGTCCGGATCGGTGACGGTCGTCAGCGATTACCTGTTCCGCGGCATCACCCAGACCAACGAGGAACCGGCCCTGCAGGCCGGCGTCACCTGGTCGCACGAGAGCGGCTTCTACGTCGGCGGCTGGGGCAGCAGCATCAGCTGGCTGTCGGATGCCGATCCGGACGTTTCCAGCCAGGTCGAACTCGACGGCTTCTTCGGCTACGCCGGTTCGTTCGGCGAGAGCGACTTCGGCTACGACGTCGGCGCCAACTACTACTGGTACCCGGGCGACTATCCGGCCGGCTTCACCGACGCCGACACGCTCGAGCTCTACTTCGGCGTGAGCTACAAGTTCCTCAGCGCCAAGTACTGGTACTCGGTCACCGACCTGTTCGGCATCCCCGACTCGGATGGCAGCACCAACCTCGACGTGTCGGGCAAGTTCGAGTTCGGAGAGGGCTGGAGCACCACCGCCGCGGTCGGCAAGCAGTGGATCAAGGGCGTGGGTGGCACGGCGAACTATGCGTTCTGGAAGGTCGGCGTCGACAAGTCCTTCGACAGCGGCTTCGGCGTGGGCGTGTCCTACAACGACAACGACCTGATCGGTCCCGACGAGACCTTCGTGCTGTCCCTGTCGAAGTCGTTCTGA
- the glnA gene encoding type I glutamate--ammonia ligase yields MSLENVEKLIKDHKVEFVDLRFVDMRGVQQHVTFPASIVEPSLFEDGKMFDGSSISGWKGINESDMILLPDASTAYLDPFYADPTLNLTCDILDPATMQGYSRDPRGIARRAEAYLKSSGIADQAFFGPEPEYFIFDSVRFANEMGNTFFQVESEEAAWNTGKEYEGGNSGYRPGVKGGYFPVPPTDSLHDLRAEMVKTLEQIGIEVEVHHHEVATAGQCEIGTKFNSLVKKADELLATKYVIRNVAFRNGKTATFMPKPIVGDNGSGMHVHQSLAKGGQNLFSGDGYGGLSQMALWYIGGIFKHARAINAFANSGTNSYKRLVPGFEAPVMLAYSARNRSASCRIPWVSNPKARRIEVRFPDPLQSGYLTFTALMMAGLDGIKNQIDPGGPSDKDLYDLPPEEEKLIPQVCSSLDQALAALDADREFLKAGGVMSDDFIDGYIDLKMQEVTKFRAATHPLEYQMYYGV; encoded by the coding sequence ATGTCGCTCGAGAATGTCGAAAAGCTGATCAAGGACCACAAGGTCGAGTTCGTCGACCTGCGTTTCGTGGACATGCGCGGCGTGCAGCAGCACGTCACCTTCCCGGCGAGCATCGTCGAGCCCTCGCTGTTCGAGGACGGCAAGATGTTCGACGGCTCGTCGATCAGCGGCTGGAAGGGCATCAACGAGTCGGACATGATCCTGCTGCCCGACGCGTCCACCGCCTACCTCGACCCGTTCTACGCCGATCCCACCCTCAACCTGACCTGCGACATCCTCGACCCGGCGACGATGCAGGGCTACTCGCGCGACCCGCGCGGCATCGCCCGGCGCGCCGAGGCCTACCTCAAGTCCAGCGGCATCGCCGACCAGGCCTTCTTCGGCCCGGAGCCCGAATACTTCATCTTCGACTCGGTGCGCTTCGCCAACGAGATGGGCAACACCTTCTTCCAGGTCGAATCCGAGGAAGCGGCCTGGAACACCGGCAAGGAGTACGAGGGCGGCAACAGCGGCTACCGCCCGGGCGTGAAGGGCGGCTACTTCCCGGTGCCGCCGACCGACTCGCTGCACGACCTGCGTGCGGAGATGGTCAAGACGCTCGAGCAGATCGGCATCGAGGTCGAGGTCCACCACCACGAGGTCGCGACCGCGGGCCAGTGCGAGATCGGCACCAAGTTCAACTCGCTGGTGAAGAAGGCCGACGAGCTGCTCGCCACCAAGTACGTGATCCGCAACGTCGCCTTCCGCAACGGCAAGACCGCGACCTTCATGCCCAAGCCGATCGTCGGCGACAACGGCAGCGGCATGCACGTGCACCAGTCGCTGGCCAAGGGCGGGCAGAACCTGTTCTCCGGCGACGGCTACGGCGGCCTGTCGCAGATGGCGCTGTGGTACATCGGCGGCATCTTCAAGCACGCGCGCGCGATCAACGCGTTCGCCAACTCCGGCACCAACAGCTACAAGCGCCTGGTGCCGGGCTTCGAGGCGCCGGTGATGCTGGCCTACTCGGCGCGCAACCGCTCGGCATCCTGCCGCATCCCGTGGGTGTCCAACCCGAAAGCGCGCCGCATCGAGGTGCGATTCCCCGATCCGCTGCAGTCGGGCTATCTGACCTTCACCGCGCTGATGATGGCCGGCCTCGACGGCATCAAGAACCAGATCGATCCGGGCGGCCCCAGCGACAAGGACCTGTACGACCTGCCGCCGGAAGAGGAGAAGCTGATCCCGCAGGTGTGCTCGAGCCTCGACCAGGCCCTGGCCGCGCTCGACGCCGACCGCGAATTCCTCAAGGCGGGCGGCGTGATGAGCGACGACTTCATCGACGGCTACATCGACCTGAAGATGCAGGAAGTCACCAAGTTCCGCGCGGCGACGCATCCGCTCGAATACCAGATGTACTACGGGGTCTGA
- a CDS encoding undecaprenyl-diphosphate phosphatase translates to MSDPLSALLLGILEGLTEFLPVSSTGHLLIAQHWLGARSDFFNIVIQAGAILAITLVFRRRIWDLATGLHDRANRDYAMKLAVAFLVTAMVGLPVRLAGWELPETVSPIAWALILGGVWMIVAERLAERRGDGTDVTWTVAVLVGLAQVVAGVFPGTSRSAAAIFMAMLAGLGRRSAATEFVFLVGIPTMFAASGYAFLELWKDGAMGGEAWGDVALAFAAATATGFVVVKWLLGYIKQHRFTGFAVYRILLGGALLLWLPAGD, encoded by the coding sequence ATGTCCGATCCGCTGTCCGCCCTGCTGCTGGGCATCCTCGAAGGGCTGACCGAGTTCCTGCCGGTCTCGAGCACCGGCCACCTGCTGATCGCGCAGCACTGGCTCGGCGCCCGCTCGGACTTCTTCAACATCGTCATCCAGGCCGGGGCGATCCTGGCGATCACGCTGGTGTTCCGCCGGCGCATCTGGGACCTGGCCACCGGCCTGCACGATCGGGCCAACCGCGACTACGCGATGAAGCTCGCGGTCGCGTTCCTGGTCACCGCGATGGTCGGCCTGCCGGTGCGGCTGGCCGGCTGGGAACTGCCGGAGACGGTGTCGCCGATCGCCTGGGCGCTGATCCTGGGTGGCGTGTGGATGATCGTCGCCGAGCGCCTGGCCGAGCGTCGCGGCGACGGCACCGACGTCACCTGGACGGTGGCGGTGCTGGTGGGGCTGGCGCAGGTGGTGGCCGGCGTGTTCCCCGGCACCTCGCGCTCGGCCGCGGCGATCTTCATGGCGATGCTGGCCGGCCTCGGCCGGCGCTCCGCGGCGACCGAGTTCGTGTTCCTGGTCGGCATCCCGACCATGTTCGCGGCCAGCGGCTACGCCTTCCTCGAACTGTGGAAGGACGGGGCGATGGGCGGCGAGGCCTGGGGCGACGTCGCGCTGGCGTTCGCGGCCGCCACCGCCACCGGCTTCGTGGTGGTGAAGTGGCTGCTCGGCTACATCAAGCAGCACCGCTTCACCGGTTTCGCGGTCTACCGGATCCTGCTCGGCGGCGCCCTGCTGCTGTGGCTGCCGGCGGGGGACTGA
- a CDS encoding DUF1428 domain-containing protein has protein sequence MAYIDGFLIPVPKRNLPAYRAMARKAGKVWMEYGALQYLECVEDDVPPGQLTSFPLAVQRKRGEVVLFSFIVYRSRRHRDAVNRKVMADPRIEAMSPGRIRMPFDHARMVWGGFESIVAL, from the coding sequence ATGGCCTACATCGACGGATTCCTGATTCCGGTCCCGAAACGCAACCTCCCCGCCTATCGCGCGATGGCACGCAAGGCCGGCAAGGTCTGGATGGAATACGGCGCGCTGCAGTACCTCGAATGCGTCGAGGACGACGTGCCGCCGGGCCAGCTGACCTCGTTCCCGCTGGCGGTGCAGCGCAAGCGCGGCGAGGTGGTCCTGTTCTCGTTCATCGTCTACCGCTCGCGCCGGCATCGCGACGCGGTGAACAGGAAGGTCATGGCCGACCCGCGCATCGAGGCGATGTCGCCCGGCCGGATCAGGATGCCGTTCGACCACGCGCGCATGGTCTGGGGCGGGTTCGAATCGATCGTCGCGTTGTAA
- a CDS encoding VOC family protein: MSAANSVNWFELYVQDMPRARAFYEAVLGTTLESLKVPGDDDGLEMWAFPGDMEHYGANGALCRMPGVPSGPGGTLVYFGCDDCGVTGARVAGAGGRVHREKMSIGEYGFIVLAFDTEGNLFGLHSMQ; the protein is encoded by the coding sequence ATGTCCGCAGCAAACAGCGTCAACTGGTTCGAACTCTACGTGCAGGACATGCCCCGCGCCCGCGCGTTCTACGAAGCCGTGCTGGGTACCACCCTCGAATCGCTGAAGGTGCCCGGGGACGACGATGGCCTGGAGATGTGGGCCTTCCCCGGCGACATGGAGCACTACGGCGCCAATGGTGCGCTGTGCCGCATGCCCGGCGTGCCATCGGGACCCGGCGGCACCCTGGTCTACTTCGGCTGCGACGACTGCGGCGTCACCGGCGCGCGCGTGGCCGGGGCCGGCGGCCGCGTGCATCGCGAGAAGATGTCGATCGGCGAATACGGCTTCATCGTGCTGGCCTTCGACACCGAAGGCAACCTGTTCGGCCTGCACTCGATGCAATAG
- a CDS encoding YceI family protein: MRGPAFATSVLLLAALPATAADTVYEIDPAHTFPSFEADHLGGLSVWRGKFNTTRGTVVLDRAASSGRIEVVVDTGSIDYGLDAMNAEARGAGFFDTATWPEATYAGTLAGFADGRPTRVDGELTLRGVTRPVTLEIRSFKCMPHPLHRRELCGADAFATIRRDEFGMSAGKDYGFDMAVDLRIQVEAVAVEPGKTTR; the protein is encoded by the coding sequence ATGCGAGGTCCTGCCTTCGCCACTTCCGTCCTGCTGCTGGCCGCGCTTCCCGCGACCGCGGCGGACACCGTCTACGAGATCGATCCGGCGCACACCTTCCCCAGCTTCGAGGCCGATCACCTGGGCGGGCTCTCGGTTTGGCGCGGCAAGTTCAACACCACCCGCGGCACGGTGGTGCTCGACAGGGCCGCGAGCAGCGGACGGATCGAGGTCGTCGTCGACACGGGCAGCATCGACTACGGCCTCGACGCGATGAACGCGGAGGCGCGCGGCGCCGGGTTCTTCGATACCGCGACCTGGCCGGAGGCGACCTACGCCGGCACCCTGGCCGGCTTCGCCGATGGCAGGCCGACGCGCGTGGACGGGGAGCTGACGCTGCGCGGCGTCACCCGGCCGGTGACGCTGGAGATCCGCAGCTTCAAGTGCATGCCGCATCCGCTGCACCGGCGCGAGCTGTGCGGGGCGGATGCGTTCGCCACCATCCGGCGCGACGAGTTCGGCATGTCCGCCGGCAAGGATTACGGATTCGACATGGCCGTCGACCTGCGCATCCAGGTCGAGGCGGTGGCGGTCGAACCCGGGAAGACGACGCGGTAG
- a CDS encoding RNA polymerase sigma factor has translation MAESDLHRRIDAVWRTESPKVIAALMRMVRDLDLAEELAQDALVTALERWPASGVPDNPGAWLMATAKHRAIDHLRRYQLQARKHAQIAQELDGLHDELHEAREAAFDDDIGDDLLRLIFVACHPLLSLEARTALTLRLLCGLATDEIARAFLVPEATVAQRIVRAKRTLGEADVPFEVPRREELPERLSAVLGVVYLVFNEGYAATAGDDWMRPALCAEALRLGRLLVGLAPGEAEAFGLLALMELQASRAAARTGPSGEPILLQDQDRARWDREAIDRGLLALAQAERLAARAGPGPYTLQAAIAACHARAPSVDGTDWTRIVLLYDVLAEVAPSPVIELNRAVAVSMRSGPEEALALVDALADAPALRSYHLMPAVRGDLLHRLGRFDEARREFERAAGMTRNARERSLLLARAESAAAG, from the coding sequence ATGGCCGAGTCCGACCTGCACCGCCGCATCGACGCCGTCTGGCGCACCGAATCGCCGAAGGTGATCGCGGCGCTGATGCGCATGGTGCGCGACCTCGACCTGGCCGAGGAGCTGGCGCAGGACGCACTGGTCACCGCGCTGGAGCGCTGGCCCGCCTCGGGCGTGCCTGACAACCCGGGCGCATGGCTGATGGCCACCGCCAAGCACCGCGCGATCGACCACCTGCGCCGCTACCAGCTGCAGGCCCGCAAGCATGCGCAGATCGCGCAGGAGCTCGACGGCCTGCACGACGAACTGCACGAAGCGCGCGAGGCCGCGTTCGACGACGACATCGGCGACGACCTGCTGCGCCTGATCTTCGTCGCCTGCCACCCGCTGCTGTCGCTGGAGGCACGCACCGCGCTGACCCTGCGCCTGCTGTGCGGCCTGGCCACCGACGAGATCGCGCGCGCGTTCCTGGTGCCCGAGGCCACCGTCGCCCAGCGCATCGTGCGCGCCAAGCGCACCCTGGGCGAGGCCGACGTGCCGTTCGAGGTGCCGCGCCGGGAGGAACTGCCCGAGCGGCTGTCGGCGGTGCTCGGCGTGGTCTACCTGGTGTTCAACGAAGGCTATGCCGCGACCGCCGGCGACGACTGGATGCGGCCGGCGCTGTGCGCCGAGGCGTTGCGTCTGGGACGCCTGCTGGTGGGGCTCGCGCCCGGTGAAGCCGAAGCCTTCGGCCTGCTCGCGCTGATGGAACTGCAGGCCTCGCGCGCCGCCGCGCGCACCGGGCCGTCGGGAGAACCGATCCTGCTGCAGGACCAGGACCGCGCGCGCTGGGACCGCGAGGCGATCGATCGCGGCCTGCTCGCGCTCGCGCAGGCCGAGCGCCTGGCGGCGCGTGCCGGACCGGGGCCGTACACGCTGCAGGCGGCGATCGCGGCCTGCCATGCGCGCGCACCGAGCGTGGACGGCACCGACTGGACGCGGATCGTGCTGCTGTACGACGTGCTTGCCGAGGTCGCGCCTTCGCCGGTGATCGAACTCAACCGCGCGGTCGCGGTCTCGATGCGTTCCGGGCCGGAGGAGGCGCTGGCGCTGGTGGATGCGCTGGCCGACGCGCCGGCGCTGCGCAGCTACCACCTGATGCCCGCGGTGCGCGGCGACCTGCTGCATCGCCTCGGCCGCTTCGACGAGGCGCGGCGGGAGTTCGAACGCGCCGCCGGCATGACCCGCAACGCGCGCGAACGGTCGCTGCTGCTGGCACGCGCCGAAAGCGCCGCCGCCGGCTGA